Genomic segment of Malus domestica chromosome 15, GDT2T_hap1:
CACCTGCGAAACaaagcaaacaaaaaattaGATGCCGGAAActtaaaaatcataattttgattaattcagGCACTATTTTTTCTAAACTTTCCTAGTAACCAAACAGAAAGCTACAATATTCAGAAAGAAAAACTTTCGTGTTTCACAaatgaagaaatggaaaaaaccTGTGGCGGGAATAGGAAACGTTTCATAGAAAAAGCGTTTCGGAGAAGCCTCGCCATAGGTGACAACCTCCAAGCTTCTCTCCGGAATCAAATTAGTGAAGAGATGAGCGAGGTAAACGGTGACCGGAAAATCAAGTTCGCGAAGCCATGCATATGAAGGCACTGGCAGAggaagagggagaaagagagtctgggttttagggttttggggtttATTTCCCTCCTTTTTGAAATGCTGGAGTATCGCAGTGAGAAGCGGAAGAGTGTCAGAGTGGAGAGTGGAGACCTGACTGTTGGGCTCACGACCCATTTAAATACAATGGGCCTTTCCCATAATCTCATTTccaattttgtatttatttttattataaaaagcAAAATACAACATTATTATAAACTTCGAATACATGGATAAATGCTCGGATAATGTTCAGCTCTGTAAAGGCCAAGTCATTCCTTCAATAACGACATGACATTATTTCATGGTATTAGTATAAATGAATAATAAATTGACTCACTATACAACTTAGAATGCATTTATGCCTTTTAAGTAGGTTCATTCGGATTTCCTTAAAAACAGAAGTTGAATAAATTGGAAGCCTGATTCCTCCACTTGTTTTTAAATGAACACTACTAAGCAGGGATGGACGTTGGGTGAGTTGGTCAAGTTGGACTTCAACTTGTTAACCAATCTAATGGGCTTGGGTTGACATTATTGAAACCTATTTCCCTCCAAGAAAATTGGCAAACCAACTCAATCAAATCATTAAAAGGCGGGTTGGTTTTGGTGGGTTCAATGGGTTGTGAATTATTTACTTTCTTTCTTATTCCTAAGGTGAGTATGAGGATAAATAATCCAAAATACACATCATAATTAACTTAAACAACAATTAATTTTATGTATATGTCATGTAAATACATTTAGGTTTAAGAATTGTTGATATTCGTGTGAGAATTATTGATATTCATGTGAGTCAATTTCAATCGGATTAAAACTACCTCAACCCAACAAACCAACCTATTGAACGGGTGGTTCGGTTTCAACCcgaaaatgatttttttaaagtttacaACCCAGCCCTGCCCAACGAATTTTGATTGAGTTGGTCGGGTTGATCGGTAAACCCACTAAGTGCTCACCCTAATTCCAAAAGTCTTAAAAATAAGCGTGTTTGAAGAGAGTGcgtttaaaatgacaaaaaaacacATTTAAGAAAAGTGATTTTAGAACCATtagtaaaaaataaatgaatcttgaaaaaacatttaaaaggcATTTTCTGAGATTCAAAAATGCATTTCTACCGTTGTGGGAATAATACTTCAGGCgcctaaaagaaaaataatgaaactTTAGGTATCGGTGCTATCTCGCTAACAACTAAATAATCCACTGGAAGGGAATAAAGGCCACATCTCGAGTACAACTTATATGAAATGAATTGACAAGACTCACCCCCAACAGTGTCCCGTTTCGATTGTAGGGTGTTGAATTTCAACACATCATTGTTTACTGAATTGGGTCACTACGTGTTGGTGAACCCATTCCATATAAGTCATCATACACAAATCATTAATAGATTACTAAAAAACGTTGTCCATCAAATTCCAACATAGGTCAACAGATCACAATGACATCCAAACCATCTTCGTCACATTCCCCCTAAACCAACATGGAAAAGAAAGACCAATGACTCCGACTATCACTCATCATATAGCGTAAGGTTAAAAAATACATTGACCATATAAAACTGCCCAGCAACCATTTTCTATCAAAACAGTCTCAAGGTCCAACAAGAACTCGCAGCTACTAGCCCGCCTTTCCGAAACAATCATATTCTACTGCTGTTTGCATTCTGGAGGCCGCTCACCCTGCTCCCCGACTTGTGCTCTTGCGTTCTTCTACATTTATATAACACAAGTGATCAGTATATGCATAAAATAGTTTATTTTCGACGCAACAAGACTCGTATAAGATCTTCAAGTTATAAACAAATTTAAGCAACTAGGCAACATACCTTGTGACTGGCCGATGTCTGCATCAGAATCAATTCCACAAAAAACAATAACCGTCAGTTCAAACTACAATAATTACAAGGAAGAGAAAAATGCAAGCGGAGACAGATGATCCAAATTCTACAAACACTGCACCTTCTTTTTGGTTTTGCCTTCATCTTCATCGTCTTCATCCTCCTCGTCTTCTTcgtcctcatcttcttcctcttcgtcATCTTCCTCTTCGTCGTCTTCATCTTCGTCTTCCAAGTCACCAAAATCTTCTCCCTCAATAGCCTCTCCAGTAAACCATGAAACAGCATGAGGGATGATCTTATCTCGAATGGTAGACCTGCACAAAAATGAGtgagaaaaaaaacaatttaaacaacGCACTGAATtagaaaattaccaaaatatgcAGCACTAGTAACAAACTCAGAAATCCGTCTACGGGTAGAAGTTATAAACTCACCCAATGTCATAATCTTGTTCCATCTGGTTTTGGAGTTCCTCAGCCTGTTGAAAAAGTGGTACAAATAAGAAACTACAAAAAAATAAGCCTTAAAGACAAACAAAGAGTAAAGAAGAGAGTGTTACAGCATCTTCATCAATATCTTCGTCATCCTCAGGGACTTGAGGTGGACTGAAAAAGTTGAAGAAACTTTCGCAATTTTCAGTTCTAGTTATTGGCTTAGCATTCTTAGATCCCTTCTTAGGCTTCTTCTTAAGAAGCTTCTGTGTCAAGCATTTAGCAGGATACCATTCAATCTCGGTCCTACAAACCACCAGGTAGCAGATATTGTAAGTATGTTCAAACAACCACGTATAAGTCACCTTGGTAACAGAAGTATAAACTAAGAAACCGAACTATTTAGCACAAGGCAAGGCGGGAACCGAACTTACCCTATTGCTTTCTCGAGAATGGGTTCATCTTCATCAATCATGTGGTAAGTCTTTGTCAAGACAGAGTTCTTAAAAAAGGGATTGGTGTCAAAGTAGAACTCCAGTTTGAATCCCTTAGGGTTATCTATCCTAAACCACTTGATGTCTCTAAGATATTTAAGAGCACCTTCATCACGCTCAGATATCTGATGATaggaaaataaataagaaacaaTTGAGCTGACAACAACAGTATAATTATAAACATCAAATATGAGAACTTTATGCACAAATAACCACCTCCTCAGCTAGCACTTCGTTGTTTTTCATTGCATTGAGCCAGAAATCAGGCACTCCTTTTTCTGCAAAATAAATACGCaaacaaaagaattaaaatttgccaacaataaataaaacctataTAGGTTCTGACTCCTGAATATCTATCAAGAGTATACCTTCGGAATCTTTACCCTCTTCATCTGTTGCTGCTTCATTTGTAACGCCTTCAGCTTCAACAACACCATTTACGATCTCATATCTCTGCAGAGTGATCAGTACAAATTATTTTAAAACCAAATACATACAAAGAAATGGAGTTTTACTCCTCATGCACAATATAGTAAAAGACCTATAAGCAAAACAGAACCTAAAATGCAGTAAAAAATAAGATCAATCACACTAACACAGGCTACTGGTGCCACTTCTACCTCGCTCAAGTAGAGTTGTGACAAGCCACTAAACCACATAGACGTACAGAATCCACATAAAGCAGCAAGGATGAACTATTCATGTTCCAATATAAGATACATAATCAGTGCGGTATGTAGAACAGTAGAATACCTTGGTATACAAAGGTTGATACAATTTCTGATACTTGGCTTCGAGAGCTGCTCTCTCCTCGAAAAACTTTGCCTCAAGTTCATCATGTTGGGTCTGCAAGTAAAGAAAATCTCAGGGTGTTTCACGCTCGGGGTAATATACACACTTTTTTTCATATCCCATCACGTAATACTAAAACAGTGCTCAAGAAGTTGCACTCAACAAACAACACCATCAGTTCATGAGATATCAACTCCAACCAATTTGTCAATTAAAATGAACATTTTGCACAAACCCAAGTAAAACGTCAACCAAAACTccaattgtaaaaaattgttaaaCTATAATATGTAGCGGAAATCCGTCATATCAATCAAAATTATGCTAACTAAATCAAATTATAAATGATATAAGGGTTTAATCTTATCAATCAGTTAATCAAATAAAGTATGTAAAGACATGAAACTATGAGTAATCCAGTATATCAAAGCACTAAACTACAAGCTTCTGAGCGAGAGAGAATCATGCCTGGATCTCTCTAAGAACAtctacgcgctttctgacaacaGGCGATAGGCTCTCGAGGATATCAGAGTGCTGCCCGGCCAGACTCTCTATCTTATTCTGCAAAACACACAAGAAAAACAAACTCCATAAGCCAATCAAACACTTAACTTCTTTGTTCTAACAAACAGACTGAAATTCAATCAAACGATAAAATTGAAATGTCCTATAGTAACAGAATAATaatctgtttggttgccgagaaaattgAATACTGACTTTGAGAGCATTGACGAGGCCGGCTCGATCCACGTCGTTGAGAGCtacagaaacaaaacaaaaaaataaacagaaGCCGAGTAAGATCACCGCATCGGATAATACAAACATTAGAAAGTTAGAGAGaggggaagagagaaagagagtaccACCAGAGGAGAGATCGGACATGTTGATGTTATCCTTGTCGCTGCTCATTCCGATTtgcagagagagggagggaggaggaggaagaagaaggcggcAAAGCTAAAACCCTAGAAGCGGTGGGAGGGGGAGGAAAGGGTAATGGGGATTTCAAAACGTGGCCTCCGTTAAATCCTCTCTCCCCCTTTAAAAACCTAaccccttctctctcctctctctcggtATTATTCTGGATGGTAGTGCTGATctgtccaaaatttaaaatatttctaaTTTTATTGTTTACATTGGGCTTGATTTGGTGGCAATAAGGCCCAAAATTATGTTTTATCTCCTTTCTTCTAAGAATGTGGTTCGAAAATTTTGAACTTAGGATCATCTGTGACAATAGTATAAAATCTGGAAATGTTGGGTCGATTGAGGAAATATTCACTAAGTGTTTATACTTGTATAAGAGTAACGTTCTTTTTTCAAATATGCGGTATCTTGCTGCGTTGGATCGTCAGTCTTGAACCAAACGATTAAACAAAAtcattagctaattaataattCCATACATAGTTGGAagtgattttaaaatgattgaaaatattttgggatccaaaagcacttgaagtgatTCATGCAAGaaacaccagttatgtgcttcttgtgGGAAGCATTTCAAATGCTTTTTCATGATCtacttgcattttttttaaagattggttcaaaaacatttcatcaaaaggctttcaactattttaaaaacacttccaaacgagcccaTACGTTACCAATTACTTGTGCTTTTATGTTAAAAAGATTTTTTTGGCATGTTTTAACGTTCAGCTATATCATGGATGGCATGTTTGCTTACAAAAATGTATTGAGAAAATTTCTAATAGCGTGATGCGTTTGAAAGAAAAAGTTAAAATCATCTAGGTCATAGAAGCATTTTCCGAATAAGTACTTGTCATATGCTTCTTCAAGAAGCACTTgtgtttcaataaaaaatttgatgtaCTTCTAGCAAAGCTGCAAAAGTGCTTCCTACAAAAGCAATCCCAAACTAGCCTCAATTATCTTTGCATTTTCACctagaaaaatagaaaatgacAACGATGATGAGGTGATACCAAGAACAAGCTTGAAGGTCATtacacaaactaaacaaaatcaAACATTCAATACAATAATATTCTGGAACACTATTTAGATAGCACTTATGCCTACATCTGAAGTTAAGTACTTGTTATCTCTTCACAAGCCGTTTAGAATTGACCGATACCAAGCCGCTTATCCTGCAATCCAACATGAAAGATTGTTTCTTGCAACCCCTCTTGCCTTAAAAATGATACAAAGAAACGACCTTATAAATTTTGGGAAATGGAAGATCTTGGGCCGTCTTAACCATCGTTTTCAGTTCTTTCCGCATCTTTCCCTTGATCACCACTAGCTGCTGGCTTCTCAGGAGTCACGAACCGTCCACTCATAGGATCAACAGGTCGTGTGTCACGTGGCCCTCCCTTACGTCCCATTGCCACCATCGGTGGTGGAGGCAACAGCCCTGCTCTGAAAAGAATGCGCTGCACGGGATCTGAAGGCTGAGCTCCTACAGATAGCCAATACCTGCAAAAAGAGTGAACAAAAATTTATCGGATACAGTATACAAACCTAATTTCAAAACACAAGAAACTTTAGCAGCTAATACTCTagcaaaagaaaactaaaattcGACAGGAGACATTAACTATCTCATAAGCCTCCTAGAAAAAGTTGTTTCGGCTTCTCAGTATTTCAAAAGAATTCCTTAACTTTCGACTTAAAGTAGCCACAGAATTACAATAAGCACAGAATCAAGCACCTCCATGATTTTTTTTGGACGAAAGCAACTCCATGATTGAGATCTAGATAACTGACAATAATTTCCACAAACATAGTCCATTGATCAAAATGTGACAACTTTTCGGTGAGCACTGAGCACATATGCTCCATATGTATAGACTCGAAAAACATCTAGCCTCCGTCATCATTAGCGGGTCAAGATTTACGCGTGATAAACATGCACACGGCACACCCTTCAGTTCTGGCACATAAGCCATTACAAGTTAGGGTCGAGCGATAATTTGTATATGCTGATATGCATGAGGAACATTAAGAAGCATATAATCAACTACATCACATCTTCCCAAagttaaaactaaaaacattGATTTTGATTCTTGAATAACTGGGGACAAAAAAATCGAATTTTAACTGATAAACAAGTACCACTACAGGCAATTCACGGATAATTAAACATACGAAATGAGAATTGCCGAAAGACACTTacttcactctttcaaagttcATACCCATTCGTTTTCCACCATCTTGGCCTGTAAAATTCCATAAACATTGCAGAGCATTAGCATATCACTAACTATATTACTCAGATGACAAAAAGCCCAATACTTTCTCTGACCATTCACATTCAAAATCTGGTAGACataattttcaaacattttcttCGCAGCCAAACACCATCCATCTGAATTTTGCACAAAATTCAGTAAATTCTGCTTTACCAATATAAATATGCTACTTCCATTAAACAAATCCCAATCAGAAGCTCGAaaatgtttgataaaaaaaaactataaattaCGAAATCAAATACAAAGACAAAGAAGCGAGAGAAGACCTGGCAAGGGATTGTAGTAGCCCAAGACTTCGAGGTGCTTGCCGTCTCTCGGAGATCGGCTATCGGCCGCCATGACGCGATAAAACGGCCTGTTTTTGCATCCGAATCTCGCCAATCGGATCCTGACCACCATTTTCTCAGCTCCACCAAACGATCGCCTGGGAAAATTCAGTAAGTCCACACTGCGCTCATCTGCTTTCTAGGGTTTAAGGAACTGAGAATTAGAAAGTTTAGGATTCGTATTCTATTTTGTAATATCTATTTTCACGATTCAAGTGTTTATTTTTAGATATTCTCTCAAATATAATAACTACGAACGTTACTCAAATTCGAAATTATATAACCGTtagattaaaatataattattttagtattaAATGAAAAATCGTATTTGACATATCCCGTCCCGAATGAGAGcatgatggccgtcacgtgagagtgacgtaaccatttacacagttcggaagctttaaaaatacaattactaagatataaCACCCGATGATGAGTcttacttttgtgaattctgtcagaacaccgttggattcctcgtggctaCCAAAGCTTTACTATCTTgaacttggaggggcgcaaaacaaagttgagtgggtcagtaaaacaaagtttttcgaaaatcatctcattatcaaaacgctaacctctcgctgtaaaacccgtatactttcccagaaatatgtaaTACGTATACTTGTCTCAAAACCATACTTAGAAGTAGTGATATGTGAattatatgccatgccaaaaaatatatatatctcatcaaatcatataagtaaCTTATGCAAAATAATATGTCAACCGGATCCACCTAtagtggcctgtacggctgaatctatagctcataatcaatctcaTCAATCTTATCTAGCCAGAGTCATCGCAAGTGAcatgtacggcactacactgcgcACGAGTCATAACCCTTGAAAAGGTCTATGCGACTgaactgggtgtaatatagttatgctcacgcTATCCTCTCCTGATAGCTATGCGATAAATCGccagtcacctacgagtcggaaccacctctaatggtctgtacgacatacacctaaattggatccaattgtgagcatatggtgcgggggtgactaaatatatttataggcCTGAATCATCTctactaaatcacaatcaccctagtgcaggtttatgagctttcaacCATATCAACTAAACAATTACATAATTTAataacttacctggcacttacttgtgcgtccgcagcaccaatcatgcatgtatgcaattactaatgcataaataattaaacatatattttgcatggcatttcatatTGCATTACATATCACATTTCACTTAAATTGATTTCCTGggaaaaatctcatttatatagatatatacggaaaacaaaacggCCTattcacctggagttcgccctacaactccctagcacaacacatcaaggcgtcatgacgatcggcgcctagaacaatcatcaaatcaaacctcaaaaatcatatcgataaaatatataacttatataaaacatgtCACTATGTAgtttgatccggaagatctgcaactcagatttccaatccataacttccagaggtccacaatatatctctagaacaacatcctaaaattttattaccatccaacggtcggatctccgtccattgccaaaaccaagtgacattTAACATTCTAtcttatgaacttacaactcaaATTCCGGAAGATctgtaaatcggattcccaatccataagttcctataatcctcaaatattacgtattacaacgtatcaaaatttggtgacgatccaacggtcggatcgtcaattcacattttcacctagcCACGAATCataacgaacttaggttcaattactcaatttacgtcaatcaattatcaaaactgaacctagaacactaaacacatgctaagaatgacattggtgGGCCACTGGtcacgcgccgccgcacgggccgctgcaggtggcggtcggccgccccggctcgccggaaaatccaactatctccaaaaattaccaaaatttatagaaatgaagatctcaatgagtagagtaaactttatacatgaggccaaggccaatttgacCGGGAAAGGCTCCAATTCCATCAAACCCGTGAAAAACCATAGAAATGGGTGTTTTCAATTCGACCCCCAAAACCACTCTGATGCTCCAActaatgcttgggctttgttccaggtcCTAAGAGAATGCTaatggtgttagtaattgaaagaaaacgttTCAAGAGTTGAAGAATTTGTACACTAAGCCACCGCACACACCGTACGATTTCAACCAATTTCAAGCccaaattcttttatttttggggTGTAATAGGAAGAGGGAAGATCATAGAGGGTTTTCCAATTGAAGTAACTCACCGGAAAAGTGAAGAAATTTCGACGGAAATTGGTGGAAAACCCATCGGGTCGTGCGGGTCATGGGTTGAAAACCCATTtctgttcttcttcctccgcttctcgccctctctcctttcctcattTCCCCTTCTCTGATTGGCCAGaagcctctctctcttctccccattcgCCCAACTTCTTTCCTTTCTCTCCCAGAgctgtcttcttcttccttctggctgggcagttttgcccaatcctcattcttcttctttcttcaccagtCACGcacacacttacacacacaaaaccttcctttttttttgctttccCTTACATTCAAGCCATCCATTTCAGATTTCCTTTAATATGGGCCATCCAAATGGCACACcaaaattttataataaaattcataaaatgctcaaacttcaaactttagaatctttttcgttataactccaaatcacgaaccgccTGCGCCCACActtccgtagcgacgagtactacgaggatatgtcaagaaaacagatcttagatggcacgacataacgattaacctcgaataatgcgcgtgcctcaaagggcattttttgtaaaatcctttattaaaactttaaaaactcttaaaatcagggacgggctgtgacagtatTCATCAATAAACTTTactacaaaaaaatattttaatagttttttatttatctaattttttaaaaagatgatctataaataataaatcaaaaAATAAATGATTAGATTTAAAAATAAAGCTACGAAATATATCATACAAAATAGGTGTCtaatgtgtgttaaaaaataaatatcccCTCAATGGTAACCCATTTTGAAAAAGCTAAAAGCAAAATGTATTTGCCAACTAAAAATGTTTGTGACATcgtttagaaattttttttatataagtacTTTCTAGATAAGTACTTAGGtctcgttatgaatttatagaaaatatttttgttcatttcagaaaaaagaaatttgtttaTGAACATTATTGAGGTATGCTTATAAtaaatatgacaaatttttattaaaatttcaaGTAATTCTAAAATACTTAAGTTATTCCTGAAAAATCATTTACcaagtgcttttataaaaagtgctTCGACCCATAAGCCGTTTTAAGGTTTTCCTATCAAATGTTATTCTTAAGGTTTTTGAAGTGTCGAACAAATTCTTAACTTGGTTcactgaaaaaacaaaaaaaaaaaaaaaaaaaaactcttaacTAGCCATTTGGGCCGGAAGTATCGAGTGTACACCCGGCCCATGACCCGGTGACATGATGAAGGCGGTTAACGCTTACCCGCTGAATATCTGAACGAGATTTCAAAACCCTCATGGATCGTTAGGGTTTCTGACTAAAAGAACTCGAATTTCTCCTGTAAGTTGGTTAACAATGGAGGAAAACAAAATCGAAACCGAAAGGCCCTCCCAAACTCCAATCGTTTTCCCTCCTCGCCGTCGAAGGCACCTCAACAGCGGAACGTACCGTACATTGGTTCGAATATTCTCTCACTTCGACGAGTCCCAGCATTTAGTTTCCGATCAAAATGTACCTCAAGAGCTTAATCGAGGTATTTGAATTTTCACAGCTCAGTCTTTAATTTCTGTTTAATTACTGAGAAAATGAATTTTATtagttgaatttgaattgaattgttTATCATTTGGTTGCTCGAAACCCAAAAGTGAAACATTGGTTTTTGGCGATTGGAATGTTTAGGTTTAGTTGCAAAGTTTTGGTTTTCTTTAATTAAGGACCTAACTTTAGTTCTAATTGTGTTTTTTTGTTCTGATTTTGATGTTCTTGATTTTGTATTAAGATAATGGCAACAACGAATCGGTgcaagaagctgaaaaggaagTGCCGGAGAATGTTGAATTGGTTGGCCCTGACGGTGCGAAGGGCAGAGTGGCTGATGAGTGTTGTAATGGTAATGGTTTTCGAGAAAGGATAGAGCAGATAGAGAGTTTACTGAGCGTGGAAGAAAATGAGGATTTTTCAGGACTGGAAGACACGATAGGCATAGAAAATATTCTTGCCATTGATTTAAAAGATATGGGGTATTTTCCTGAGCAAATGCTGGTGGATGAGCCAGAGTTGGTTGTGAAAGGGAATTGTGAACCCTCCGCCGCATCATTGGACCAGAACCAGAATGGCAGTGATAAGGCTGCATTGTTGACTAACGAAGAAGAACATGTAGAAACTGTGACATCTCAAGATTCGGTTCAAATGGTTTCTGTAAGCCATGGTTCATCTTTAAAAACTGTTGAGTTGACTGAAAGTTTAAATCCAAGAGAGTCTACTGAACAGAAACATTCCTTGTCGAAGACTAGCGCATTGGATGTAGAGCCTATAATGCAACTGGAATCAATGGAACTACAGACTCCTGTTTCTGCCGAGGGTGCGATTGAATTGTCTATTCCAATTACTGAAGTTGGAGCGATTAAGGAGACAGAAATCTTTAGTCAAAATGTCCCTGAAgcctttgatttttctttgaatAAAGATATGGTTGCTGAAGCTTCAAAGCCTACTGATTATAGCAAAGACAAAAGTTTGTTACCAGAAACTAATTCCTTAGAAGTAGTACTTGAAATGCCTGAGAAGTTTAAGGAAACGGAGAAACCAGTTTGTGACATAACGGCAATGAGTTCTACCAACCATACAGATGATGGAGATATTGAAGAGGGA
This window contains:
- the LOC103400818 gene encoding nucleosome assembly protein 1;2 isoform X2 → MSSDKDNINMSDLSSALNDVDRAGLVNALKNKIESLAGQHSDILESLSPVVRKRVDVLREIQTQHDELEAKFFEERAALEAKYQKLYQPLYTKRYEIVNGVVEAEGVTNEAATDEEGKDSEEKGVPDFWLNAMKNNEVLAEEISERDEGALKYLRDIKWFRIDNPKGFKLEFYFDTNPFFKNSVLTKTYHMIDEDEPILEKAIGTEIEWYPAKCLTQKLLKKKPKKGSKNAKPITRTENCESFFNFFSPPQVPEDDEDIDEDAAEELQNQMEQDYDIGSTIRDKIIPHAVSWFTGEAIEGEDFGDLEDEDEDDEEEDDEEEEDEDEEDEEDEDDEDEGKTKKKTSASHKKNARAQVGEQGERPPECKQQ
- the LOC103400818 gene encoding nucleosome assembly protein 1;2 isoform X1, giving the protein MSSDKDNINMSDLSSGALNDVDRAGLVNALKNKIESLAGQHSDILESLSPVVRKRVDVLREIQTQHDELEAKFFEERAALEAKYQKLYQPLYTKRYEIVNGVVEAEGVTNEAATDEEGKDSEEKGVPDFWLNAMKNNEVLAEEISERDEGALKYLRDIKWFRIDNPKGFKLEFYFDTNPFFKNSVLTKTYHMIDEDEPILEKAIGTEIEWYPAKCLTQKLLKKKPKKGSKNAKPITRTENCESFFNFFSPPQVPEDDEDIDEDAAEELQNQMEQDYDIGSTIRDKIIPHAVSWFTGEAIEGEDFGDLEDEDEDDEEEDDEEEEDEDEEDEEDEDDEDEGKTKKKTSASHKKNARAQVGEQGERPPECKQQ
- the LOC103400819 gene encoding small ribosomal subunit protein bS16m/bS16c; amino-acid sequence: MVVRIRLARFGCKNRPFYRVMAADSRSPRDGKHLEVLGYYNPLPGQDGGKRMGMNFERVKYWLSVGAQPSDPVQRILFRAGLLPPPPMVAMGRKGGPRDTRPVDPMSGRFVTPEKPAASGDQGKDAERTENDG